In Nocardia sputorum, a single genomic region encodes these proteins:
- a CDS encoding DUF4333 domain-containing protein, with the protein MKIRSLALLSLLAAALTACSVSIGTPKVQEADLEKSVKDSLTEKVGQEPDTIDCPGDLTGKEGTTMRCTLTAGGDTLGVLLTVTSVDGETVKYDIAVDQS; encoded by the coding sequence ATGAAGATCCGTAGCCTCGCCCTGTTGTCACTGCTCGCGGCGGCGCTCACCGCCTGTTCGGTGAGCATCGGCACGCCGAAGGTGCAGGAGGCCGACCTGGAGAAGTCGGTCAAGGACTCGCTCACCGAGAAGGTAGGGCAGGAGCCCGACACGATCGACTGCCCTGGCGATCTCACCGGTAAGGAGGGAACGACCATGCGCTGCACGCTGACCGCGGGTGGCGACACGCTCGGGGTGCTGCTCACGGTGACCTCGGTCGACGGCGAAACCGTCAAGTACGACATCGCGGTGGACCAAAGCTGA
- a CDS encoding sigma-70 family RNA polymerase sigma factor produces the protein MTSPATTRVRTSDSDLDAQSPAADLVRVYLNGIGRTALLTAADEVELAKRIEAGLYAQYLLETGKRLSATRKRDLAIIVRDGQAARSHLLEANLRLVVSLAKRYTGRGMPLLDLIQEGNLGLIRAMEKFDYAKGFKFSTYATWWIRQAITRGMADQSRTIRLPVHLVEQVNKLARIKRELHQQLGREATDEELATESGIPVDKISDLLDHSRDPVSLDMPVGNDEEAPLGDFIEDSEATSAESAVIAGLLHHDVRSVLATLDEREQQVIRLRFGLDDGQPRTLDQIGKLFGLSRERVRQIEREVMAKLRKGERADRLRAYAS, from the coding sequence ATGACAAGCCCCGCCACCACTCGTGTGCGCACCAGCGATTCGGACCTCGACGCTCAGAGCCCTGCCGCCGACCTGGTACGTGTGTACCTGAACGGGATCGGCCGCACCGCGCTGCTCACCGCTGCGGACGAGGTCGAGCTGGCCAAGCGCATCGAGGCGGGCCTCTACGCGCAGTACTTGCTGGAGACCGGCAAGCGACTGTCGGCGACCCGCAAGCGTGATCTCGCGATCATCGTGCGCGACGGTCAGGCCGCCCGGTCCCACTTGCTGGAAGCCAACCTGCGTCTCGTTGTCTCGCTCGCCAAGCGTTACACCGGCCGCGGCATGCCGCTGCTGGACCTGATCCAAGAGGGCAACCTCGGGTTGATCCGCGCCATGGAGAAGTTCGACTACGCCAAGGGCTTCAAGTTCTCCACCTACGCCACCTGGTGGATCCGGCAGGCCATCACCCGCGGCATGGCCGACCAGAGCCGCACCATCCGGCTCCCCGTCCACCTCGTCGAGCAGGTGAACAAACTGGCCAGGATCAAGCGTGAACTGCACCAGCAGCTGGGACGCGAGGCCACCGACGAGGAATTGGCCACCGAATCGGGCATCCCGGTCGACAAGATCTCCGATCTGCTCGACCACAGCCGCGACCCGGTGAGCCTGGACATGCCCGTCGGCAACGACGAAGAGGCACCGCTGGGCGATTTCATCGAGGATTCCGAGGCCACCTCGGCCGAGTCCGCGGTCATCGCCGGTCTGCTGCACCACGATGTGCGCAGCGTGCTCGCCACCTTGGACGAGCGCGAGCAGCAGGTCATCAGGCTGCGGTTCGGCCTGGACGACGGCCAGCCGCGCACGCTGGACCAGATCGGCAAGCTCTTCGGTCTGTCCCGCGAGCGGGTGCGTCAGATAGAGCGTGAAGTCATGGCGAAGCTGCGCAAGGGCGAGCGGGCCGACCGGCTCCGCGCCTACGCCAGCTGA